From a single bacterium genomic region:
- a CDS encoding class II fructose-bisphosphate aldolase yields the protein MPLVDERELLLPALKERRAVGAFNANNMEMIQAFVWAAEEMTQELGKPVDLIIQLSPGASRYAGWALGAGMVKIVAQETNIRIALNLDHATKLEEIERALENGFTAVLFDGSSLPLEENIELTRKVVEMCHPRGVPVEAELGKIPRIEDYFSKDEIAHLRSLPAKEAVKIIRERAGKSVEELMAKPEDVEMFVEKTGCDFLAAAFGSIHGIWDDIWPVRVDRLVEIQKRTPLPLVSHGSSGILMTPKDVEEKGIELKEGEGTLLDAIQTGGVTKVNVATILSVSFIQGFIEAYNANPSEKDFRNLGKVARDRVKEKVKEYMRLFAGAVS from the coding sequence ATGCCTTTAGTTGATGAAAGGGAACTTCTCCTGCCCGCTCTCAAGGAAAGAAGAGCGGTCGGCGCCTTTAACGCCAATAATATGGAGATGATTCAAGCCTTCGTCTGGGCAGCAGAGGAGATGACCCAGGAACTGGGTAAGCCCGTTGACCTCATCATCCAGCTCAGCCCGGGAGCAAGCAGATACGCCGGCTGGGCGCTGGGAGCAGGAATGGTAAAGATTGTCGCCCAGGAAACAAACATCCGCATAGCCCTCAACCTTGACCACGCAACTAAACTTGAAGAGATTGAGAGGGCGCTTGAGAATGGCTTTACGGCTGTCCTCTTTGACGGCTCTTCCCTCCCCTTGGAGGAGAACATTGAGCTCACCCGCAAGGTAGTTGAGATGTGCCATCCCAGAGGCGTTCCCGTTGAGGCTGAACTTGGGAAAATCCCCCGAATTGAGGATTACTTCAGCAAGGACGAAATAGCCCATCTCCGCTCCCTTCCCGCTAAGGAAGCTGTGAAGATTATAAGGGAAAGAGCTGGCAAATCCGTTGAAGAGCTTATGGCTAAACCAGAGGATGTGGAGATGTTCGTTGAGAAAACGGGATGCGATTTCCTCGCTGCCGCCTTCGGAAGCATCCACGGAATCTGGGATGATATCTGGCCCGTTAGGGTAGACCGCTTGGTGGAGATTCAGAAGCGCACGCCCCTTCCCCTCGTCTCCCATGGCTCATCGGGAATCCTTATGACTCCCAAGGATGTTGAAGAGAAAGGAATAGAACTGAAGGAAGGCGAGGGAACGCTTCTTGACGCAATTCAAACGGGCGGTGTTACGAAGGTCAATGTGGCGACGATTCTCTCCGTATCCTTCATCCAAGGCTTTATAGAGGCATATAACGCTAATCCAAGCGAGAAGGATTTCCGCAACCTGGGCAAGGTGGCGAGGGATAGAGTGAAGGAAAAGGTAAAGGAATATATGAGGCTCTTTGCGGGAGCCGTTTCCTAA
- a CDS encoding hydroxyacid dehydrogenase, translating into MTAKRKLKIAIVNSSSFGMYFPEHIERLKRLGKIKRFEFPSHIDGKTLAEELKGYPIIIASVSPRYDSEFFANKDETLLIARHGIGYDNIDLESATKKGVIVTKVRGEIEREAVAEMAIALLMAVMRRLIEASLAVRKGRWKERARFIGWELKGKNVGIIGFGNIGSRVGEILKNGFSCNVLAYDPYLSVEEIRRKGAEPVSLEELLRNSDIISLNASLAPENYHMLSFQEFSLMKEGVILVNTARGELIDEEALLDALEKGKVAGVGLDVVEGEPIDKNHPLLRFDNVIITPHTAAYTYECLRAMGEKVVLDVERVAKGEIPDEVINKEVLEGKWRA; encoded by the coding sequence ATGACCGCAAAGCGAAAATTGAAGATAGCGATTGTGAACTCCAGTAGCTTCGGGATGTACTTTCCCGAGCATATTGAGAGATTGAAAAGATTGGGAAAAATCAAAAGATTTGAATTTCCATCCCATATTGATGGGAAAACCTTGGCGGAGGAGCTTAAAGGTTACCCCATTATAATCGCCAGCGTATCGCCTCGCTACGATTCTGAATTCTTCGCCAATAAAGACGAAACCCTCCTCATAGCTCGCCATGGTATTGGCTATGACAACATAGATTTGGAAAGCGCCACTAAAAAGGGGGTAATCGTCACGAAGGTGCGGGGAGAAATAGAGAGAGAAGCGGTGGCGGAGATGGCAATCGCTTTGCTGATGGCTGTTATGAGAAGGTTGATTGAAGCCTCACTCGCTGTGAGGAAAGGGAGATGGAAGGAGAGGGCGAGATTTATCGGATGGGAATTAAAGGGGAAAAATGTGGGGATAATAGGATTCGGGAATATAGGAAGCAGGGTGGGAGAGATATTGAAGAACGGCTTCTCCTGCAATGTCCTCGCCTATGACCCTTATCTTTCAGTTGAAGAGATTAGAAGAAAGGGAGCGGAACCAGTGAGCTTAGAGGAACTTCTGAGGAATTCCGACATCATCTCTTTAAACGCTTCCCTCGCTCCCGAGAATTACCATATGCTATCGTTCCAAGAATTCTCCCTTATGAAGGAAGGAGTTATCTTGGTCAATACTGCGAGGGGGGAATTGATTGACGAAGAGGCTCTGCTTGATGCTCTTGAGAAGGGCAAGGTTGCGGGAGTGGGATTGGATGTCGTTGAGGGCGAACCAATAGATAAGAATCATCCCTTATTGAGATTTGACAATGTCATCATCACACCTCACACTGCCGCCTATACATATGAATGCTTGAGAGCTATGGGAGAGAAGGTCGTCTTGGATGTTGAGAGA